DNA sequence from the Bombus huntii isolate Logan2020A chromosome 7, iyBomHunt1.1, whole genome shotgun sequence genome:
CAACTAGCTTAAGGACCCgccataaatcttaggatttctctagctaaggtccttcaaactgaacaaatattttttagtcTTTGCATTTTCCTTAATTTATTACCTACAATGGAAAGATACGGGAAATCTGGTTTgtctcacgtacgatgcttcctgCTAGgaactttctctcgagggcggttagaATCCTTCCACCAACCTAGTATTAGGTtgcccgaaaagtttcttccgttatatgaggaaataatagacgtacaacgttttttgttttatattattttgcagaattacgtacgatccattttgttctgttgagataaacgtcgcgacatttcacagacttagtttcacgtttgtatgaaggtgcattgttgtaaaaaacacgtttgcacAGCTCACTTTCCTAACGAAAACTTTCCTTAACGAACCCGATTATCTcatatccttagacacacgcatcatagttttcctccgcAGCATCATCGTCACTAAAtttcacttattctgtatccttagaatagtcaacatatctttacCGGTCTCTACCCTTATAACAATCGCATACTTAACGTATCAGTGTAACTAAGttttacataacgtggttgcagtgaattgtgatttatgttaattcagtgtgtattccattgtgattgctgaattcataataaagtttaattaaaagaaaattaatagtttctgttacgactcagcttttttcttttctttttttatttttttcttatattctTTATAACTCAGTAAAAAAACAGAGAACGAACGAAGTATGTAAAAACTTTAGTTGAACAATTGCGAAGAGATTTTCGTCAGACTAGTGATCGAGCTTCTACCTCTATCTCtagtttcgatgaaattcgATTGTGAATGGAAAGCTACATGTTATTCTAACAGGAGTTGAAAAGGATTGTAAAGTTTACCCTCAACGAAATAATCCTAGCGAAAGACAtcaaacaataaattattgtgATACTTGCACCGACAAGCCGAGGATCTTGGCGattgttttataaaatacttcTTTCAGATGTAAGggtacataaaatattaaaatataatagtgTTATACGttaatttatatatgaaaTCATTTCAAGTTAGCTGTAAGAAATTCACCAAGTATACGAAAAATAGTCTCAAGTTGCCGAAACGAAAAAGTCCTAAACTGCAAAGGATTATTACAGTCctcgtgaaatttcaaaatgtttcgtgtaacacacgtaatatatttatttacggTTTCTATAAGTGTTTGAATACTGTTGTGAGTATAGTAATAACTATATAGGTATACTATATTTTGCATAAAAAACAAACATCCAAAGTATTATGACGATAACAAACGTTAAGTACATAATTGTTGTTCATATATTTCATCTAAAATTCAATAAGAATAAGCGATTCTTTTCAGCAGTATATATAATCTCATACGAGAAACTCATGCAATAGAACTTGTTCACTTACattgattttaatattacttttCAAAGTTCAATATATAGTCATAGATTACAAAAAtgtattacaaataaaatttatgtaattGATATATATTGAAACGTCGGGGAAAAACATCTgtcatataaataaaattccttttccttcttttaatATCGATTGTACAAGCTAAACATAAGTCTAGAAAGTCAATATCGCTCAAACATGTAATCTTTATAACGAAACATTATTATTACAGTCTTTTAACAGAACCTAGCAAACTGAACACTTGACCTTACATAGAGTATTAGATCTTGTATTAAgttattaaatttgttatggatttaaaaatgttagagttataaatatgtttcataataaaaaaattcatgcaTACTgattcaaaaattattataaatacgaGTCGATAATTATTACATCAATAAGTAATTATAATACAGTCACGACGTACACAGTATGtgttttatatgtatttcaggaagtaaatatttatttagaattacTACATgactttaattaaattatttttaaatcgtatttataataaccacaaaaattattcatttattagAAGTTTGAAAATCAGTACTTACAAAGGAtctatttactatataatatatatttataattttaacataTTAAAGCTCTGGCAAACTTAATATCTTAATCACTGATGCAGTAATTCGAATAtgtttcttaaaatataaacattaatgtaaattattgtaaattatgtaaacattaatgtaaattattacCAACTCGCATTTATGATAAtcataaatgaataatatgcTAATATTAAAACTAATCATTCCGATTCCTTAGTGGCGTCAGTGGTTTATGTGGGGAAGGAATAGGTGTCGCAAAAGTGTTCTGTGAAATTCCTAACATGTTCTCTTTTCCTTTACTATGCGCACGTTTTTCTTCTGCTCTCAATTTTTCTATCATCTTGTGCTGCTGTTCTATTGTCCTCGTCTTCGCATATAAATCCTAAAaacaatttacattttatcacatttattttacaatcaatCAATATATACTACATAAGTATTTAGGTACTTATGtatataagttaatacttgCAACTAAGAGAAgcaagaaaaaataattagaccaatgcaaatgaaattgaataatACCATTTACgcaatagaaataatttatttatatacatttaatattctcagtcaatatatacatattctcTCCTATTGTTTAAACAAATAAGTTGGGCACACTACTGAGTGAATACCTAAACAACAAAGTGGTGCTAGCCTAAATTCACACAAAattatggtatatcattaaaagtaaaataaaagaaaccaAATAGTTTGTCAAATTCAGTACATTATAACAATGAATCAACattcattaataataatgcaCACAAAAATAAACAGTGAGACGAATTAACatactataaatataaacagaaaatttaatattttcattcaataatttaacaatcaaTATATGTTTCAATGTTAAatgtttgtaatattaaaagatattaCTACTATTATGATAAGGATATCAATTTAACATGCAATATAAAATGATCACGATGCCAAGACAGATAATTAAACGCACCTGTTCGAGTTGATTGATTTTATCTTTCAGTTGAGATACATGTTTAATTCTTTGCCTGTGATTATGATGACCAACAACTTCAGCGTATTTTTCATGGATTTCTTGATAATCTTTTAGAAGTTGCTCGTTATATTTGGAAAGCTTTTTCACTTCACTAAAcagacaaaaataaatttattattttgtaacttTCTTAGATTATTCTTGTTTTTAGAGGAGAAAACAACGTACTCTTCAGCTGCTTCTCGGCgagatttttcttcttcaagctTTTCTATAATCGTTTTTTCTAAACTTCTCCATTTGTTCTGTTCTTCTTCGAGTAATTCATTATGTTTCTACACagatacaatattttttaataaattacatatatgttacaaaatacaacaattactgtattcttttaaattcttttctttatcttttcagatataaaacataaaaaaaaaagatcgaTTACCGATATCTGGCTATCCTTTTCTTCAagacatttaattttatcagaaAGTTCTCCTATTTTCAGACTTGCCtgtaaaaatagtaaaaataattaaattcgtatattttattacgtaaaAAGGAAGCATTAATATAACAATTTCGAGAGCATACTTCATTTAAGGTAACTTTTTGAATTTCTGATTGATGCTCtaacaatttatttaagtcttctattgctgtttcacgttctttcaacTGTTCGTTAAATTTGTTGTTTAGCATATCCGCTCGAGAAATTTCGAGTTCTTGAGcatcgtttctttcttccaaTTTAAGCAGCATACTTTGTGCTTCAGCAAGATGGTTAGCCATTTCTTGAAGCTGATTTTTCATCTAAAATTCGAAATGAGATGATAAAGTGATTTACTTTCCTCTTTAAGCAATTAATCACATTAcatcaaaataattattataattctcaaatttttcacttattaaaatttttaatacttttaaaacaaaaatagaaaataaagagcACCTCAATATTTTGTGCGGTCTTCACATCATTCTCAGCTTGTAATTTCGCAACTTGTCTGGTTGCTATTTTCTTTAAGTCATCGATTTTAGCTTCGAATACAGATTTTAATGATTCCAATTCGCTTAAACTTTCAGCTTCGAGTTGATCGACCAATCCCTTTTTGGCGTCTAATTGATCCATCAAAACATGCACCTGTTCATGTACTATTTGAGAGTTGTTGCGCATAATACTCAGTAAATCACGATGTTCGTTTATGCAATCTTCACCACGTTTTAATTCATGCTGTAATCTTTCCACTTCAGCATTACTTTGAGCCAAACGTTTAGTTAAAGCAGCAACTGATGCTTGATTTTCAGCCATTATAACTTCGaatctaaataaaatttcgtacatgtatacatgtatacatatgtgtatatatatatatatataagtacctatttataaaaatacatataattctttCTGTGAAAAATGATATACCTCTTTCGTCTAGCTACCATTTCCGCTGCCTCTGCTCGGATTTGATCTTTTAGAGCTCTTAATTCATCTTTCTTTTCTGCTAGTTCAGTTTCTGCTCGATCTAATTCTATTTGTAAGCTTTGGCCAAAACTTTCCTAAATTCGTTTAATCAATTATTACAAACTGgtactttgaaatattatctttatttttgatTATGTTTTACAACCCACCTGAGTTTCTGCAGAGTTCTTTAATTCTTCCAGAGTCGCGGAAAGTCTATTAATTTCAGCATCTTTAATCGCCAGTTTTTCGTCTAATGCCGTTCGTTCCATTTCTACTCGCGCTAAACACGCTTTATACCTTTCCGCGGTAAGTCGCATTTCTTCCTCCACAGTAATCTTTGCCTCTCTGATCATAGCATTTATCTAgattaataaattcattttaaaaACTATATGCATACGTTCTTACAAAAGAGCATAAAATATTCGGCAAACATCACAGAAACTGgaagagaaaatattaaaagaggtttcgaaaaagaaatagtgtccacaataaaaattctttcagtataactctttctcttctcggtatagtaaaaaagaatttttattggaCGATTTTTTATTGGGTGTTAGAAGAAAGAATTCAGTCAGtgatgttttttattttacgcaCGTGTGACCCGCTTACTTTCGCGTCACTATCAGCAATCACTCTTTTTACTCTTTCCTCACATTCGGTACGGCAAGCTGCCAATGTTTCTCTCGTAACAGCTTCTGCATTTGTTACTAATTTATCTGCATGTTGTttaattcgtttcgtttcttcttcgatCATTTTGCCCGCAGCTTCTTTTACTTCTGATACTTCTTTGTCTCTTGCTACCGTTAGCTACGGAAAAAattagtatatgttattttacaaaaagatTATTATATAACAAACAATGTATGTAAATCTTGTCTATGTTtcgaattaaaatatacaaaaaaaaaaaagataaaacaacatatgaatatacattttctatttcttttatataattcAATCTTGCATCCTCCAATTGCTTTTtcagtttatatttttcttcatcatgaagttttattatatcacCTAATTCTTCCTGATGTTTTTTCAAAATAAGAGTGTGTTTTCTATGTGAATCTTCTAATTCTTGATGCGCCTCACGTAAACGATTATTAACctgaattaaaataaaaagtaggaagttaagaaaatgtttttattattattcaaacaggtaaaaattttaatatttacatcttTGGAAAGATTTTGAATGTTTTCCAGTTCTTTTctcaaaaaattattttcttcgtcaAGATCTTTTACTTTAGCTTCAATTTCTATCCTACGCGACATTTCAAATTCGTTTTCATTGATAAGgatcattttttcttttccaaaatcgagtttcaatttattagtttcttcttcatatttatatcTAAGATCACCCActtttttcgaaaaattttcAACAACTTTTTCATATTCACCCTTTAGTTCGTCTAATTCACATTGAAGGGCAGATAGTTGTCCTTGTAGTTCAAGAACTACATTTTGTCGCTTTTGCAACTTTAGCTCCAACTTATCACGTTCCTccattaaattaataacacATGAATTAAGTTTGGCCTTTTCTTGTTCCAGCAAGCCAACTTCATATTTGTGACTTACTGTTAtctcttctaattttattgttagttcttcaatttgtatttCAAGAGATTGAACCTATGaagaacaaattttaaaaattgtgaTAGAGTTACAATGTTTCCAAATCATTTTAATTCTTCAAAATAAACAAGTATTTACTCTTTTCACGTTTGTGTGTTTTTTATCTGCCAATTCATATTCTAACGCTGCTATTCTTTTCGAGAAATCCGCGATACGATTTCTAAGATCACCTTCCATAGCTTTTCTTGCTTcaatttcgcgttctttctCCTCTGAAACTTCCAAAAGCTGAGAACGAAGGCGCTTCACTTCGGTTTGATGCTTTTCATCGTAaccatttaaaatttcttgttGCAATTTAGCCTGGATGCAGGAgtcgttaataaaatatttgttagaaataaaattatacttcTTGGTAAAAAGTATTTTACAACCATTATTTCTATGTCCTTTCGGTGTTGCTCCTCTACTTctgtttgttttttatgtaactCGTTGAGTTGCAATTCTAATTTCTGTACTTCCTCCTTCATGTCCTCAATGTGCTTCTCAAGCTCTTGTATCGTCCTGTCTTTGTTGGAACATTCTACTTGAAGATCAGCAAGTTGATGCTCGGAATCGTACttcaatttttggtcgttagcaGTAATAAGCCCACGTGACTTCACTTTTGAACTTGATCTTGTTTGGTCTCGATTGTGTTTTCGTGGTGGTTGTGgctaaaaatacatattgttactgatattaaaatattttctaaaaaaaaaaaacatatatatCTTTTCATAACTCATTAACTCTCTGTAAGTTGCGGTATATCCAAGAGATACAGTAATTTGTGCCATAGTGCCAAGTTTTACATAAAAAGTATATGAATATATGAAAAAcatgtaaatttattaaaacatacATTGCAACTACATATGCATTTGTTgtcaaaaaaatataaaatatgaacaattaaataatacttcTGTACATATCTCTCAGATCAACTGCATCCCTTGCAAGATcaataagaaaattttttacatccaattaatttctatttcgcACCGTTCTAAAAGTAATTGCCACATTGCTTGCATTTTTAGTGCACACTGATACATTGCACTCTGCACTGGCAACGCTTTTGTTGTCATGAAATCTCTCTGACTTTTCAATAACAAAACCTTTTACTTTACTATCTAATTTTGGATCATACGCCCCTGGTGGAGGTACATCATCTGTaacaattatttcttttaaaatataaattaagaaaagaagatatatatatatatatatatatatagtgacTGCAATAAGTATTTGTAcatcattatatttattatagcatatatatactaataatatatactaatataataattattacacactaattaattacattcgaatatattaaatatttcatttactaATACTTACATATGATTACAAAACATTGATACTGTGGAAATGAAATAGAGAACTTACAAAAAAAAcgtttcattggaaaataagtATGTACAAATACTAATTGTAGTcactgtataaaatatattttttgaaagctttgtattaaataattccataaaaaaacatttaatgAAATGGGATTCTATAGGTATATTCTTGTTTGTGCTTTCCTGTTATTGTTCATGTATTCATAATGTATCGTAACTGTATCTGTAACTAATGTATTGTAATGAATCATAAGTAGTCATAAAAAATCAACATGGAAGACAAGAAGATTTTCGTTCTGAGCATGCATGACACTCATCTCTGTTTGTCTCGTAAGAACACGTACTACTTTGTTATTGACCTTCCAGTGTAATTTTTCATGACTAGACACGACTCAATTTTCGAACAGTTTTCTCTAGCAAGTGTCGAGACCTTTCTATATGATTGTGGTCATGacaaaaaatttgtttacatCCTATATGGGCATAAAGATTATGAgagtatttgaatatttaccATGGAAAACTTtcatgtatgtacatatatgtattatgtgtgttatataaaacattttaaaatttcactaaTCCTATAATGGAACACAATTGTCATGATtacattgataaaattttaaacttATCTAAAAATGTACAGTAATATGCTATTTATATGAATCTGTTAGTGAATACACAAGTTTATATGGGCAAGTTATTCATATAATAGAAATCTACTTAATTCTCTCcactttatataatttatcacTCAGTTAATCAGAATTCACACTTGTATAAATGGATCCAAATATTTGCTTATAAATACatgataaattttaaaacttatgattttagaaattaatttttaaggTCAGTAATTGTATAATTTGACTTAATTCtttacttattttttaatatacagaATATCAGACCACGAATTCAGATAACTGTAATTTAATGTAATCCttaacataaaattaatttaatgttttatatgTAGAGgataaataacatatactgCAAAATTCaatcaaaatatacatttggaaataataaacaaaaatgtaaataataaaagcaTTGAGAAAAATCATTTggctaaatataaataaacaaatacatGTTAGGCATTATATAATCAGAGTAACATTTAGCAACTATTAAGATAATAGAATCACGATTGAAGTTCAGTTAATCAGGcactaaataaaattttgttcataTAAGTAGAATTCATATAAACTTACTATGTACAAACATGTATTTAGTACCTATtacaaacatatatttatatatacagcATGAAGAGTCACTTTAAACATATAAGACtcttattaatataatcctTAATTGACTGCTTACATACTCTTTTGTGATTCctacaatatatatatgcactgaatatcttgtaacttgTACATATGTTTTCAGATTTATTTCAAACATTACCAATACAACAATGACAGTCAAATATCATTGAAATgctaataaaaattcatgtttCATGTTTTATGTTTCATGTGTCATGTAAAGTTTTTATAAGTACTCAAATATTTGGATAAGCTACTATAAGTGAAATGATAAATATCAATAAGtttgaataataattgtaatataatataattattgcgAAATAATTGTATACAAATGAAATTCATTTGATTAATTTCCAAACATTTTTAGTTgatttcattatatattatga
Encoded proteins:
- the LOC126867241 gene encoding myosin-9-like isoform X1 — encoded protein: MFYITHIIHICTYMKVFHDDVPPPGAYDPKLDSKVKGFVIEKSERFHDNKSVASAECNVSVCTKNASNVAITFRTPQPPRKHNRDQTRSSSKVKSRGLITANDQKLKYDSEHQLADLQVECSNKDRTIQELEKHIEDMKEEVQKLELQLNELHKKQTEVEEQHRKDIEIMAKLQQEILNGYDEKHQTEVKRLRSQLLEVSEEKEREIEARKAMEGDLRNRIADFSKRIAALEYELADKKHTNVKRVQSLEIQIEELTIKLEEITVSHKYEVGLLEQEKAKLNSCVINLMEERDKLELKLQKRQNVVLELQGQLSALQCELDELKGEYEKVVENFSKKVGDLRYKYEEETNKLKLDFGKEKMILINENEFEMSRRIEIEAKVKDLDEENNFLRKELENIQNLSKDVNNRLREAHQELEDSHRKHTLILKKHQEELGDIIKLHDEEKYKLKKQLEDARLNYIKEIENLTVARDKEVSEVKEAAGKMIEEETKRIKQHADKLVTNAEAVTRETLAACRTECEERVKRVIADSDAKVSGSHINAMIREAKITVEEEMRLTAERYKACLARVEMERTALDEKLAIKDAEINRLSATLEELKNSAETQESFGQSLQIELDRAETELAEKKDELRALKDQIRAEAAEMVARRKRFEVIMAENQASVAALTKRLAQSNAEVERLQHELKRGEDCINEHRDLLSIMRNNSQIVHEQVHVLMDQLDAKKGLVDQLEAESLSELESLKSVFEAKIDDLKKIATRQVAKLQAENDVKTAQNIEMKNQLQEMANHLAEAQSMLLKLEERNDAQELEISRADMLNNKFNEQLKERETAIEDLNKLLEHQSEIQKVTLNEASLKIGELSDKIKCLEEKDSQISKHNELLEEEQNKWRSLEKTIIEKLEEEKSRREAAEDEVKKLSKYNEQLLKDYQEIHEKYAEVVGHHNHRQRIKHVSQLKDKINQLEQDLYAKTRTIEQQHKMIEKLRAEEKRAHSKGKENMLGISQNTFATPIPSPHKPLTPLRNRND